A region from the Raphanus sativus cultivar WK10039 unplaced genomic scaffold, ASM80110v3 Scaffold1586, whole genome shotgun sequence genome encodes:
- the LOC130504446 gene encoding uncharacterized protein LOC130504446 isoform X1 — protein sequence MIPMDDNYWVPSTSTTGLVFPANSSMTTTSSGFHLTVNPPAGTGIKHEATLSVDWSVEEQFILEKGLAKFKGEPQVTKYVKIASTLPDKSVRDVAMRCKWMTQKRRKGEEHSATNINYRKAVDLPPKLNMFSTLPQQNATYVMNPMCQSARVPFEGASDAVIELLRQNAQAFSQISSNLSACKPQDNISLFYLARNNISSILNDMKQMPGIISRMPPLPVSINNDLVSMLMTSTRRPSSYIIPSSIHLKQEPRN from the exons ATGATTCCGATGGATGATAATTACTGGGTACCAAGCACTAGCACGACCGGTTTAGTATTTCCGGCTAATTCGAGCATGACTACTACTTCCTCTGGTTTCCACCTTACTGTAAATCCACCAGCTGGAACTGGAATCAAACATGAAGCTACTTTGTCCGTTGACTGGTCTGTTGAAGAGCAGTTTATTCTGGAGAAAGGTCTTGCAAA GTTTAAAGGTGAACCACAGGTTACCAAGTATGTAAAGATCGCATCAACTCTGCCAGATAAAAGTGTACGAGATGTTGCTATGAGGTGTAAATGGATGACT CAAAAACGAAGAAAAGGAGAAGAACATAGTGccacaaatattaattatagaAAG GCGGTGGATTTACCCCCAAAACTGAACATGTTCTCCACCCTGCCACAACAAAATGCTACATATGTCATGAACCCTATGTGCCAGAGTGCACGAGTGCCTTTTGAAG GTGCAAGTGATGCAGTTATTGAGCTTCTACGGCAGAATGCTCAAGCTTTTAGTCAAATTTCTTCAAACCTTTCTGCGTGCAAG CCACAGGATAACATCAGTCTGTTTTATCTTGCAAGAAATAACATCAGTTCCATCTTGAATGA CATGAAGCAGATGCCTGGTATCATCAGCCGGATGCCACCCCTACCTGTTTCAATTAACAATGACCTTGTTAGCATGTTAATGACGAGTACACGACGG CCGAGCTCTTATATCATTCCTTCGAGTATCCATCTGAAGCAGGAACCAAGGAACTGA
- the LOC130504446 gene encoding uncharacterized protein LOC130504446 isoform X2 — MIPMDDNYWVPSTSTTGLVFPANSSMTTTSSGFHLTVNPPAGTGIKHEATLSVDWSVEEQFILEKGLAKFKGEPQVTKYVKIASTLPDKSVRDVAMRCKWMTQKRRKGEEHSATNINYRKAVDLPPKLNMFSTLPQQNATYVMNPMCQSARVPFEGASDAVIELLRQNAQAFSQISSNLSACKPQDNISLFYLARNNISSILNDMKQMPGIISRMPPLPVSINNDLVSMLMTSTRREPRN; from the exons ATGATTCCGATGGATGATAATTACTGGGTACCAAGCACTAGCACGACCGGTTTAGTATTTCCGGCTAATTCGAGCATGACTACTACTTCCTCTGGTTTCCACCTTACTGTAAATCCACCAGCTGGAACTGGAATCAAACATGAAGCTACTTTGTCCGTTGACTGGTCTGTTGAAGAGCAGTTTATTCTGGAGAAAGGTCTTGCAAA GTTTAAAGGTGAACCACAGGTTACCAAGTATGTAAAGATCGCATCAACTCTGCCAGATAAAAGTGTACGAGATGTTGCTATGAGGTGTAAATGGATGACT CAAAAACGAAGAAAAGGAGAAGAACATAGTGccacaaatattaattatagaAAG GCGGTGGATTTACCCCCAAAACTGAACATGTTCTCCACCCTGCCACAACAAAATGCTACATATGTCATGAACCCTATGTGCCAGAGTGCACGAGTGCCTTTTGAAG GTGCAAGTGATGCAGTTATTGAGCTTCTACGGCAGAATGCTCAAGCTTTTAGTCAAATTTCTTCAAACCTTTCTGCGTGCAAG CCACAGGATAACATCAGTCTGTTTTATCTTGCAAGAAATAACATCAGTTCCATCTTGAATGA CATGAAGCAGATGCCTGGTATCATCAGCCGGATGCCACCCCTACCTGTTTCAATTAACAATGACCTTGTTAGCATGTTAATGACGAGTACACGACGG GAACCAAGGAACTGA
- the LOC130494761 gene encoding probable aldo-keto reductase 6, producing the protein MAEEAYKVPRMKLGSQGLEVSAQGLGVMGLSAFYGAPTPETKAVALLRHAINSGITFLDTSDYYGPETNELLLGKALKDGLREKVELATKFGLVTSVDGKLGFRGDPDYVRSACEASLRRLGVASIDLYYQHRIDTTVPIEVTMGEQKKLVEEGKIKYIGLSEASASTIRRAHAVHPITALQIEWSLWSRDVEEYIIPTCRELGIGIVAYSPLGRGFLASGTKLVENLEHGDPRKDLPRFKQENLDHNKIVFEKVEAMATRKSCTPAQLALAWVHHQGDDVCPIPGTTKIENLNQNIGALSVKLSPDDMAELEAIARPDFVKGERYWDIITTYDHAETPPLSSWKEV; encoded by the exons ATGGCGGAAGAAGCTTACAAAGTTCCTAGGATGAAGCTGGGGAGCCAAGGCCTTGAGGTTTCAGCTCAGGGACTTGGTGTCATGGGTCTCTCCGCTTTCTACGGCGCGCCGACACCTGAGACCAAGGCCGTCGCTCTTCTTCGTCACGCCATTAACTCTGGAATCACATTCTTAGACACCTCCGATTATTATGGCCCCGAGACAAATGAGCTGCTCCTAGGAAAG GCTTTGAAAGATGGGTTGAGGGAGAAAGTTGAATTAGCCACAAAGTTTGGGCTCGTTACTTCTGTAGATGGAAAGTTAGGTTTTAGGGGAGATCCAGACTATGTGAGGTCTGCTTGTGAGGCAAGCTTAAGGCGTCTTGGTGTTGCCTCTATTGATCTTTATTACCAGCATCGGATTGATACCACTGTCCCCATCGAAGTCACG aTGGGAGAACAGAAGAAGCTAGTTGAagaaggtaaaataaaatacataggTTTGTCTGAAGCCTCTGCCTCAACTATCAGAAGAGCACATGCTGTGCATCCGATAACCGCTCTGCAGATAGAATGGTCCTTATGGTCAAGAGACGTCGAAGAGTATATCATTCCCACCTGCAG GGAACTTGGGATTGGAATTGTAGCTTATAGTCCTCTAGGAAGAGGCTTCTTGGCATCAGGAACCAAACTTGTTGAGAATCTTGAGCACGGTGATCCTCGAAAG GATTTACCGAGATTCAAACAGGAGAATCTAGACCACAATAAGATTGTCTTCGAGAAAGTCGAAGCGATGGCAACAAGAAAAAGCTGCACTCCTGCACAACTAGCTCTTGCATGGGTTCACCACCAAGGAGATGATGTCTGTCCCATTCCAGGAACCACCAAAATCGAAAACCTTAATCAGAACATTGGAGCTTTATCCGTGAAACTCAGTCCTGATGACATGGCTGAGCTTGAAGCCATTGCTAGACCTGATTTCGTGAAAGGAGAGCGATATTGGGACATAATAACTACTTACGACCACGCTGAAACTCCACCATTGTCTTCTTGGAAAGAAGTCTAA
- the LOC108810477 gene encoding probable aldo-keto reductase 6: MAEACGVRRMKLGSQGLEVSAQGLGCMGLSAFYGTPTPETNAVALLRHAINAGVTFLDTSDIYGPETNELLLGKALKDGLREKVELATKFGIIASEDGKFGFRADPEYVRSACEASLRRLGVTSIDLYYQHRIDTTVPIEVTMGELKKLVEEGKIKYIGLSEASASTIRRAHAVHPITAVQIEWSLWSRDVEEDIIPTCRELGIGIVAYSPLGRGFLAAGPKLAENLEDDDYRKGLPRFQEENLKHNKILYEKVVAMATKKSCTPAQLALAWVHHQGDDVCPIPGTSKIENLNQNIGALSVKLTPEEMAELEAIARPDFVKGERYDSDMTTYKDSETPPLSSWKAA, translated from the exons ATGGCTGAAGCTTGTGGAGTACGGAGGATGAAACTTGGGAGCCAAGGCCTTGAGGTTTCAGCTCAGGGACTTGGTTGCATGGGTCTCTCTGCCTTCTACGGTACTCCAACACCAGAGACTAACGCCGTCGCTCTTCTCCGTCATGCCATTAACGCCGGCGTCACATTCCTAGACACTTCAGACATATACGGCCCCGAGACAAACGAGCTGCTCCTGGGCAAG GCTTTGAAAGATGGGTTGAGGGAGAAAGTGGAATTGGCAACAAAGTTTGGGATCATTGCTTCTGAAGAtggaaaatttggttttagggcAGATCCAGAGTATGTACGGTCTGCTTGTGAGGCAAGCTTAAGGCGTCTTGGTGTTACCTCCATTGATCTTTACTACCAGCATAGGATTGATACCACTGTCCCCATCGAAGTCACG ATGGGAGAACTGAAGAAGCTAGTAGAAGAAggcaaaataaaatacataggTTTGTCTGAAGCCTCTGCTTCAACTATCAGAAGAGCACATGCTGTTCACCCGATAACTGCTGTGCAGATAGAATGGTCCCTGTGGTCAAGAGACGTGGAAGAAGATATCATTCCTACCTGCAG GGAACTTGGGATTGGAATTGTAGCTTATAGCCCTTTAGGAAGAGGGTTCTTGGCAGCAGGACCTAAGCTTGCTGAGAATTTGGAGGACGATGATTATCGGAAG GGTCTACCGAGATTCCAAGAGGAGAATCTAAAGCACAACAAGATTCTTTACGAGAAAGTTGTGGCGATGGCGACAAAGAAAAGCTGCACTCCTGCACAACTAGCTCTTGCATGGGTTCACCACCAGGGAGATGACGTCTGTCCCATTCCAGGAACCTCCAAGATTGAAAACCTGAACCAGAACATAGGAGCTTTATCTGTGAAGCTTACTCCTGAAGAGATGGCTGAGCTGGAAGCCATTGCCCGACCTGATTTTGTGAAAGGGGAACGATACGACAGCGACATGACTACTTACAAGGACTCGGAGACTCCACCACTGTCTTCTTGGAAAGCAGCATAA